The Erpetoichthys calabaricus chromosome 5, fErpCal1.3, whole genome shotgun sequence genome has a segment encoding these proteins:
- the LOC114651594 gene encoding 5-hydroxytryptamine receptor 3A-like, producing MFKFPFDVQRCNLTFRPNLHAAEDVRLAPESRASMAFHDSPTYTSHGQWQLHSLLNYSFSEKLYNRTYSMVAFEVTMARCPTFYVIHLIVPSGFVMLIDVFGFAIPADTGERVSFKITLLFGYTVFLVLVNDLLPPFRDATPVLGIYFVVCMAFLVLSVAQSVLLLALVRPDIQHKAPPLPSLSLRLFPDWKAKWTPRTEERNTNAYLGTRGLHRYLEAAFEKKGGNPVGESRLLGALQDLEAEVREVSAELQDLLRRNEMRRMCQELLGTLDAACFCVYLVLLALFFLALSVFWGTEQ from the exons ATGTTTAAGTTTCCTTTTGATGTCCAAAGATGTAATCTCACCTTCAGGCCAAACCTCCATGCTG CGGAAGATGTGCGTCTCGCCCCTGAGAGCCGAGCGTCTATGGCGTTCCACGACAGCCCCACGTATACGAGTCACGGCCAGTGGCAGCTGCACTCTCTGCTCAATTACAGTTTCAGCGAGAAGCTTTACAACAGGACGTACTCCATGGTCGCCTTTGAG gTGACCATGGCCCGCTGCCCCACATTCTATGTGATCCACCTGATTGTGCCAAGCGGCTTTGTGATGCTCATCGATGTTTTCGGCTTCGCCATTCCTGCGGACACCGGAGAACGAGTCTCCTTCAAAATAACCCTCCTCTTCGGGTACACGGTCTTCCTGGTCCTGGTCAACGATCTCCTGCCGCCATTTCGAGATGCCACTCCGGTGCTGG GTATCTACTTCGTGGTCTGCATGGCCTTCCTGGTGCTCAGCGTAGCGCAGTCCGTGCTGCTGTTGGCTCTCGTGCGGCCGGACATCCAACACAAAGCCCCGCCCCTGCCCAGCCTAAGTCTCCGCCTCTTTCCCGATTGGAAGGCAAAGTGGACACCGAGAACAGAGGAGAGGAACACAAATG CATATTTAGGAACAAGAGGTCTGCACAGATATCTGGAAGCTGCCTTCGAGAAAAAGGGAGGAAATCCTGTGGGGGAAAGCCGACTGCTCGGAGCACTGCAGGACCTGGAAGCGGAGGTGCGAGAGGTCAGCGCTGAGCTGCAGGACCTGCTGCGCCGGAATGAGATGCGCCGAATGTGTCAGGAGCTCCTCGGGACCCTGGACGCCGCGTGCTTCTGCGTCTACCTCGTCCTCCTCGCGCTCTTCTTCCTGGCGCTCTCCGTCTTCTGGGGGACCGAGCAGTGA